The Dioscorea cayenensis subsp. rotundata cultivar TDr96_F1 chromosome 11, TDr96_F1_v2_PseudoChromosome.rev07_lg8_w22 25.fasta, whole genome shotgun sequence genomic interval tgcaaaaccaactattatgtctcctaactgatgcttaatgagtcgtggaaatcctaaaatacacggtcccaaacctaaggtcaaccgtgactaaccatacactatgcccggtggagaaatcgctcagtctcaacacctcacactatgcaaagttacttaaagctctagggactccaagtgataaacccgattccctaatgtagatctaaccctttggtccaggtaaaaGACCCCTACTCATAATTAAGCcacagatactaaggattacttcgacgcttcactctattgcttgcgcaactaagccccagcggagttcgtctcttagcacttcattctaCTGTGCCCgtaaaaaactcttggaacgtggaggtaggataaatcacagcTGAGGGAAAGAGGcgcattccgctacctctcgattcaccatctcgaccctctccaatcttactttgtctaaccctcatggtgtgtcactcactcacaaggattaccaatgtaggctctcaaccctagtgtcactctaagggaaaacccattcaacaagcattcaagattagaactcaattaaagaaacataatcgAAATGTCAAAGAAagaatatcatcctagggtttacaagtccaagtacccactaggggtttagctctccatggagcaagatacaatcaataatgaaatcaaaagtaaaagcatgcaatccataagtaaaacccccttggtattcgtgtcaatggtcttgtgcagTGGccttgtcttcttcaaaggttccctcgtcaagcctagggcacacctcgctgaatcgatgccgacgaaagctcccccaataactctcttccaaaggaacacggtgttgaaggccatagaaccattCCAAAACCTTACTAAAGCTTCTCTAAATCCTAGCCGcgggtgcctccaaagatggggaaaagatgaagaaaggatggaaagaatgCAACTGAAATCGGGCTAAAATCGAGACTTAAAAATGGctagaatcgggtatccacacgggcatgtggaatttccacacacccgtgtgaatcttcagaaattcaattttcagtggcctgtgaacattaactgctacaATAGATTGCTACAGAGATCTACTACATTATTGGGCCAAACTACTCACGAATCCAcaattttcatcgaggcaacataaacgggcacacgtctatgctgtagatcgcattgcatcttcaaataaaagcacatttgacgacaatcttgctagctttgcacaagtcagaacacatgggtgtgactgcctttgtacccctccaatttgcatatttccttgaacataatggaggttgtcacacactcatgtctttgagcacaacttgtgtcttcacatttattcactccaagatttcatcgaCCAAGTGCACTGACAATCTACTTTgacttctttcttctatatttgtctccataaatctacatacacaaaagaacacagatacacatgtattagtgataaaatttgagaaaataaatgctcattgtaagaaaagaatacttcgtattactaatacacaagtaaTTATCATTGCCTTTTAAGAAATACTTATTTTACATCatgagcttgacgtacctaaaATACGCATGTTAAGGAGGTTCCAAATAGGAATACTCCTCATACGCAACGTGTGTGTCTCCAAAATAATGCCCAAGTGTGAAATTGGAGAAGATAGAAAACTTAACAATGATTTTGACCAATTCGGATGTTACCTCCTTGGGTAAAGGTTGCCTCTTGCCTTTCTTGGGGGAAGTGACTTCTCTCTAATACTTCTTGTGCATGATTTCCTCGACCGAATTTGTTTTAGATGAAGGGGGCATCTCTTCATATTAAGGATCATCCAATGACTCCTTGCAAGGCTCTTTGTGCaccatttcctgcacatattcatcaacaatagaGTCAGACATGTCCATGAAATAGCAAGTATCATTAAAAGTGAAAGAATATTTCATAGCATCAGATAAAGCAAAAACAACTTCCACATCCCCAATCCTAAGAGTCATTCTACTATTGCTCACATCAAATAGGGCTTCAAAGATGGCTAGAAAAGGCTGACCTAAAATGAGGGGTtcctcaacatcctcatcaacatctaaaatCATAAAGTCAACCGGGAAGATGAATTTATCGACCTTAACCAAAACATCCTCTGTGATACCCCTAGGATACCCAATGGAACGATCTGCTAACTAAAGGGTTATCCTAGTGGGCTTAAGGTCTCTAAGTCCAAGTCTCCTAAACATGGTGTAAGGCATAATATTAATACCAGCTCCTAGATCGACTAAGTCTTTCTCATTCACCAAATCATCAATGTTGTAAGGAATAGTAAAACTACATcgatctttcttcttcctcgGCAGTTGATTTTGCAAGAGTGCCCAGCTTGCTTCAATCAACAAAACCATGTAGATTTCCTTGAATTTTCGCTTGTTTGTCAATAAATCATTgaggaactttgcatacttagccATTTGATATAATGCCTCCATGAATGGTACATTGATGTGTAGTTGCTTCAACAAATCCAAAAATCTTTTGAAATGCTCATTTGTTCAGTCACTCTTCAACCTAGAAGGGTATGGAAGCCACGAAACATACTCCTTCACTCTTTTAAAAGCTCAGTTTCtggttctttctctttctccatCATCTTTTCTCTACCCATCCCCACTTCTTTATGACTCCTAAGGGTGATAGCCTTGAGATGCTCAAGGGGGTttgtctcggtattactcggtaagctACCTTGTGGTCTCGCAGACAATAGTCTCATAATCTAaccaacttgattctccaagttttgaagaaaaacatgGTGGTTTCTCATCGTTGACTCTATGCTCTGGAATCGGCCATCGGACTACTGAAACTTGGTATCCGTGGTTTGTATGAACCAAACAGGTACCTCCTCATGCAAGGGCATCTGATCAAATTGTGGGTGAGGATGAAATCCAGGAAGGGGCTTTTACTACTGTCCTTGAGTTCcccaagaaaaatttgggtgattcctccatcCTAGTGTACTAGTGTAGGAGTTCCTTTACTCTCAGAGGTCACTACCAACGATGTCAACTTACTCCGTGGGTCAGTGTACTGCTCCTATAATGGCGATCGAAGTATGTCCTCCCCCATATGTATCCCAAGCCATCACTGCAAGTGGTTTCTAGGTGGCTAAGTTGTCAATGTTTCTACTCAGAGCTTCCACTTGGATGGCTAATACTATGACCTTGATAGCCTCTATCATCCCAGTGGGCTTCCCAACTGACTTCCCCATTAATTCCAATAGTAGTTGGTTAAGGcaatttcctcaatcaattgctTGCTTGTCTCCGGTGTTTTACTACCTAGTGATCCACCTGCTGTTGAGTCAATAAGCTGCCTAGTGCTCTGGTTGAGGCCTTGATGTAATATTTACACTTCCATCCACTCTAGGTGATTATGTTGTGCACACTTCCACAAAACCCCCTTAAATCTCTTCCATACCTTACATAGCGATTCTGAGtccaaaaatccaaaagaaGTAATCTCCTGACGTAGCTTGGTCGTCCTCCCTGATGAAAATAATGTGCCAAAAATGCCTCAACAAGTTGTTCCCACATCGTGATAGATGTACAAGGAAGGGTTTGGAGCCATTTCTTTGCTCTACCCTTCAAAGAGAAAGGGAACAGTAAAAGTTTGATAACATTATCGGAGACATtattaatcttcagcatgtcacaaactttaAGGAGCCCTCTAATGTGGCTATTTAGGGTCCTCGTTTGCCAAACCATGAAACTATGCTAATTATTGGACCATTTGCATAAATGCTAGCTTTAGTTCAAAAATTGTTTATAACTACTACTTGGGCTGAACAATACTAGACTAAGAACTATTGGGGGTAGGATAAGCATAATCAAGCAAGGTTCTCGGTTGATCCATTTAATCTGTCATGGTGTTCACTATCTCGAGTCCAATAATCCAAAAAGAAGTAATCTCTCGACGTAGCTTGGTCGTCCTCCCTGATGAAAATAATGTGCCAAAAATGCCTCAACAAGTTGTTCCCACATCGTGATAGATGTACAAGGAAGGGTTTGGAGCCATTTCTTTGCTCTACccttcaaaaagaaaaggaacagtAAAAGTTTGATAACATCATCGGAGACATtattaatcttcagcatgtcacaaactttaAGGAGCCCTCTAATGTGGCTATTTAGGTCCTCGTTTGCCAAACCATGAAACTATGCTAATTATTGGACCATTTGCATAAATGCTAGCTTTAGTTCAAAATTGTTTATAACTACTACTGGGCGAACAATACTAGACTAAGAACTATTGGGGGTAGGACAAGCATAATCAAGCAAGGTTCTCGGTTGATCCATTTAATCTGTCATGGTGTTCAGCTATCTGAGTCCAATAATCCAAAAGAAGTAATCTCCTGACGTAGCTTGGTCATCCTCCTTGATGAAAATAATGTGCCAAAAATGCCTCAACAAGTTGTTCACACATCGTGATAGATGTAAAAGGAAGGGTTTGGAGCCATTTCTTTGCTCTACCCTTCAAAGAGAAAGGGAACAGTAAAAGTTTGATAGCATCATCGGAGACATtattaatcttcagcatgtcacaaactttgAGGAGCCCTCTAATGTGGCTATTTAGGTCCTCGTTTGCCAAACCATGAAACTATGCTAATTGTTGGACCATTTGCACAAATGCTA includes:
- the LOC120271577 gene encoding uncharacterized protein LOC120271577, whose product is MEALYQMAKYAKFLNDLLTNKRKFKEIYMVLLIEASWALLQNQLPRKKKDRCSFTIPYNIDDLVNEKDLVDLGADVDEDVEEPLILGQPFLAIFEALFDVSNSRMTLRIGDVEVVFALSDAMKYSFTFNDTCYFMDMSDSIVDEYVQEMVHKEPCKESLDDP